A region of Lacinutrix sp. Hel_I_90 DNA encodes the following proteins:
- the metK gene encoding methionine adenosyltransferase, with amino-acid sequence MAYLFTSESVSEGHPDKVADQISDALIDNFLAFDKDSKVACETLVTTGQVVLAGEVKSNTYLDVQKIARDTINKIGYTKGEYMFDGNSCGVFSAIHEQSDDINRGVDRASKEEQGAGDQGMMFGYATRETENYMPLALDLSHKILIELAELRRENKDITYLRPDSKSQVTIEYSDDNVPQRIDAIVVSTQHDDFDADETMLAKIRKDIVDLLIPRVVAKLPEDLKPLFNNDIKYHINPTGKFVIGGPHGDTGLTGRKIIVDTYGGKGAHGGGAFSGKDPSKVDRSAAYATRHIAKNLVAAGVCDEILVQVSYAIGVVEPMGIFVDTYGTCPFNMTDGEIAEKISKIFDMRPASIEDRLKLRNPIYSETAAYGHMGRQNETVTKTFSQPNGNDITLDVELFTWEKLDYVDKVIAEFGI; translated from the coding sequence ATGGCGTATTTATTTACATCAGAAAGTGTGTCTGAAGGTCATCCAGACAAAGTAGCAGATCAAATTAGTGATGCCTTAATCGATAACTTTTTAGCATTCGACAAGGACTCGAAAGTTGCTTGTGAAACTTTAGTAACTACCGGCCAAGTCGTACTTGCAGGTGAAGTAAAGTCTAATACTTATTTAGATGTACAAAAGATTGCTAGAGATACGATAAACAAAATTGGATATACCAAAGGCGAATACATGTTTGACGGTAACTCATGCGGTGTTTTTAGTGCGATACATGAACAGTCAGACGATATTAATCGCGGTGTTGACAGAGCAAGCAAAGAAGAGCAAGGTGCGGGAGATCAAGGGATGATGTTTGGTTATGCGACTCGCGAAACTGAGAACTATATGCCTTTGGCTTTAGATTTGTCTCATAAAATTTTAATAGAATTAGCCGAATTACGTCGTGAAAACAAAGACATTACTTATTTAAGACCAGACTCTAAAAGTCAGGTGACTATAGAATATAGTGATGACAATGTCCCACAGCGTATTGATGCTATAGTAGTTTCTACACAACATGATGATTTTGATGCTGACGAGACTATGTTAGCCAAAATTAGAAAAGATATTGTTGACCTTTTAATTCCAAGAGTAGTTGCTAAATTACCGGAAGATTTAAAGCCGCTGTTTAATAATGATATAAAATACCACATTAACCCTACAGGAAAATTTGTTATTGGTGGACCTCATGGCGATACCGGATTAACAGGGCGTAAAATTATTGTAGATACTTATGGCGGAAAAGGGGCTCATGGTGGTGGTGCCTTCTCAGGAAAAGACCCAAGTAAAGTAGATAGAAGTGCCGCTTATGCGACAAGACACATTGCTAAAAACTTAGTTGCTGCAGGGGTTTGCGATGAAATCTTAGTACAAGTAAGTTATGCTATTGGTGTTGTTGAGCCTATGGGTATTTTTGTAGATACTTATGGCACTTGCCCATTTAATATGACCGATGGTGAAATTGCTGAAAAAATATCTAAAATATTCGATATGCGTCCAGCTTCAATTGAAGACCGTTTAAAACTAAGAAACCCAATTTATAGCGAAACTGCTGCTTATGGGCATATGGGAAGACAAAATGAAACGGTTACTAAAACCTTTTCTCAACCTAATGGTAATGATATTACTTTAGATGTCGAGCTATTTACCTGGGAGAAACTGGATTACGTAGATAAGGTGATAGCTGAATTTGGCATATAA
- a CDS encoding T9SS type B sorting domain-containing protein, with product MKQALIFLLFLTLSVGFAQNETNIWYFGVNAGLDFNSGAPVPLLDGELNTDEGCATISNASGNLLFYTDGVTVWNNTHAVMLNGTGLNGDFSSTHSALIVPKPNDPNVYYIFTVDAQAGADGLQYSEVDMTLDGGLGGVTSNKNILLITPTTEKLTAIKNPIANEYWVISHKWESDEFVAYNVSDIGINMIPVISASGTYVDGDDFATIGQIKVSPDGTKLAVARREISEVQVFDFDATSGVVSNPLTVLNVNITDEFVYGVEFSPNSKRLYASITGIGVYQYDLEAGSVGAIIASQILVSPQAHPYSALQLASDGKIYVAKSSRFYIDYIDNPNALGAACNYQFEGLYLNGKQSKRGLPPFIQSFLQIDDVQFENVCNGDTTQFSLSNTVDAAVWNFGNSASGTNNTATGLNPTHVFTGAGTYDVSVTVTVGTQTATSTATVTIYEQPTATQPQDLLICDNNNDGLYTFNLTNQDIAILNGQSNTDFEVLYYSSATDYTNENPITNPLAYTNTTAYANQTIIVSVRNINNPDCEASTSFNIQVFDSATPNQNVTALEFCDNTSFGTDTDGIILFDLTQNETAILNGQSASAFTVSYYTDAALMNQITNPSNYQNTNTSETIYMQVVNNNNMLCEAQTAFNIEVFALPVVNPTALLSQCDDDLDGFSAFNLNEVVNEITTNAVSETITFHETLAEAENSINTITNTTTYSNQLVSADVVFARIENTNGCFRTAQINLFVSTTQIPLTFTRDFYACDDGIDGYDGVATFDFSTVNTEIQALFPVGQQLIINYYRNQADALAENDPILDISNYSNIGYPNTQDIFIRVDSAVNNDCLGLGQHITLHVEAMPFATGPIIIQQCDIGNDGTEEIDTSTINAELLQGQTDVSIVFTDANGTVLSNPLPNPLVTGTQSITATMTNTTSLDLDGACSVWTTIDIIVDPGVIANAVPDFNVCDDNNDGQFAFDTSGVASTILNGQTGAEVSYRDGSGTVLSSPLPNPFVTNTQTITATVINPLNPLCFAETAINFIVNPQPIANTVQDAIVCDDVSNDGEHVFNLSDYNIDVLNGQLNTVFNISYHGSQMDADLNASPLPNAYLSTVTSETIYVRIENNNNTTCFDTTSFQIGVSYSPTAMQPENISLCDDSTNDGFEIFDLSIQNTTILNGQSSTENVITYHLSQVDAEANINALNPSYTNISNAQTIYARVENINNSNCFATTSFELIVNEQPVLNMSDQWTICANESVEIIADEGYDNYFWATGETTRIITVENPGTYTVTASNTYGGLICETSKTVSVIESSIAIIADIETIDWTQNDNAIIVNVEGDGDYEYSIDGFNYQDSNQFTNLSIDDYTVYVRDKNGCGISEEEVYLLYYPSYFTPNGDGVHETWQIFNSDKEPNNVTYIYDRYGKLLTQINPGGNGWDGTFNGNPLPTSDYWFVVNRQNGKQYRGHFTLKR from the coding sequence ATGAAACAAGCTTTAATTTTTCTACTGTTTTTAACCTTAAGTGTTGGTTTCGCTCAAAACGAAACCAATATTTGGTATTTTGGTGTAAATGCAGGCTTAGATTTTAATAGTGGTGCTCCAGTACCTTTGTTAGATGGAGAATTAAACACAGACGAAGGCTGTGCTACCATTTCTAATGCTTCAGGCAATTTGCTGTTTTACACAGATGGCGTTACAGTTTGGAATAATACACATGCCGTAATGCTTAATGGTACTGGATTAAACGGGGATTTTTCGAGTACGCATTCTGCATTAATAGTGCCTAAACCAAATGATCCAAACGTTTATTATATTTTCACGGTAGACGCTCAGGCTGGAGCAGATGGTTTGCAATATTCTGAAGTAGATATGACTCTTGATGGTGGTTTAGGAGGTGTAACAAGTAACAAAAATATCTTATTAATCACACCTACCACAGAGAAATTAACAGCCATTAAAAATCCTATAGCAAACGAATATTGGGTAATCAGCCATAAATGGGAGAGTGACGAATTTGTGGCTTATAATGTTTCTGATATAGGTATCAATATGATACCGGTAATTAGTGCTAGTGGGACTTACGTTGATGGTGATGATTTTGCTACTATAGGTCAAATAAAAGTATCTCCAGATGGCACAAAATTGGCTGTTGCCAGAAGAGAAATATCTGAAGTCCAAGTCTTTGATTTTGATGCTACCTCAGGTGTGGTTTCCAATCCTTTAACCGTTTTAAATGTTAATATTACAGATGAATTTGTTTATGGTGTAGAGTTTTCTCCCAACAGTAAGCGGCTTTATGCGTCTATAACTGGAATAGGTGTTTATCAATACGATCTTGAGGCAGGTTCTGTGGGTGCTATTATTGCTTCGCAAATTTTAGTATCACCACAAGCACATCCCTATTCTGCACTCCAATTAGCTTCAGACGGTAAAATATATGTTGCAAAATCCAGTCGTTTTTATATAGATTATATTGACAATCCAAATGCACTGGGAGCGGCGTGTAATTATCAATTTGAAGGCTTGTATTTAAATGGTAAGCAATCTAAAAGAGGTTTACCACCATTCATTCAAAGCTTTTTACAAATAGACGACGTTCAATTCGAAAACGTATGTAATGGAGATACAACGCAGTTTTCACTATCCAATACAGTAGATGCGGCAGTATGGAATTTTGGTAACTCAGCGTCAGGTACAAATAACACAGCTACAGGTTTAAATCCAACACATGTTTTTACAGGAGCTGGAACGTATGACGTCTCTGTAACGGTTACAGTAGGTACACAAACAGCAACATCGACTGCAACCGTAACTATTTACGAGCAACCAACAGCCACACAGCCGCAAGATCTTTTAATATGTGACAACAATAACGATGGCTTGTATACCTTTAATTTAACTAATCAAGACATAGCCATTTTAAACGGGCAATCTAATACAGATTTTGAAGTCTTGTATTATTCAAGTGCAACAGATTACACTAATGAGAACCCAATAACAAATCCATTGGCGTATACAAATACAACGGCTTATGCAAACCAAACCATTATTGTAAGTGTTAGAAATATAAATAATCCAGACTGTGAAGCGTCAACCAGTTTTAATATTCAGGTTTTTGATAGTGCAACGCCAAACCAAAATGTAACTGCTTTAGAATTTTGTGATAATACCAGTTTTGGTACAGATACAGATGGTATCATTTTATTTGATTTAACGCAAAATGAAACAGCAATTTTAAACGGGCAGTCAGCTTCAGCTTTTACAGTAAGTTATTATACAGATGCTGCATTAATGAATCAAATAACTAATCCAAGCAATTATCAAAATACTAATACTTCAGAAACGATTTATATGCAAGTCGTAAACAATAATAACATGTTGTGTGAAGCGCAAACGGCATTCAATATTGAAGTATTTGCATTGCCAGTCGTAAATCCTACTGCTTTATTAAGCCAATGTGATGATGATTTAGACGGCTTTAGTGCTTTTAATTTAAATGAGGTTGTTAATGAAATTACCACCAATGCAGTTAGCGAAACGATTACCTTTCATGAAACGCTAGCAGAAGCAGAAAATAGCATTAATACAATAACAAATACGACTACTTACAGCAATCAGTTAGTAAGTGCTGATGTTGTGTTTGCCAGAATAGAAAACACGAATGGTTGTTTTAGAACAGCGCAAATAAATTTATTCGTCTCTACTACTCAAATTCCATTAACATTTACCAGAGATTTCTACGCGTGTGATGATGGTATAGATGGTTATGATGGCGTTGCAACATTTGATTTTAGTACCGTAAATACAGAAATTCAAGCACTATTTCCTGTCGGGCAACAGCTTATTATCAATTATTATAGAAATCAGGCAGATGCTTTAGCAGAGAATGATCCTATACTGGATATTTCGAACTATAGTAATATAGGCTATCCAAACACACAAGACATTTTTATAAGAGTGGATAGCGCCGTTAATAACGATTGTTTAGGTTTAGGACAACATATTACCTTGCATGTAGAAGCAATGCCATTTGCTACAGGACCAATAATTATCCAGCAATGTGACATAGGAAATGATGGGACAGAGGAAATAGATACCTCTACGATTAATGCAGAATTGCTTCAAGGCCAAACAGACGTTTCAATCGTATTTACAGATGCTAATGGCACAGTGTTGTCTAACCCGCTACCAAACCCATTAGTAACAGGCACACAATCGATAACAGCAACCATGACTAATACAACATCGTTAGATCTGGATGGCGCGTGTTCGGTTTGGACAACTATTGATATTATTGTAGATCCAGGAGTGATTGCTAATGCCGTTCCAGACTTTAATGTATGTGATGACAATAACGATGGGCAATTTGCTTTTGATACTTCTGGTGTCGCATCAACCATTTTAAATGGGCAAACAGGTGCAGAGGTTAGTTATAGAGACGGGAGCGGAACTGTTTTGTCGAGTCCGTTACCAAATCCATTTGTTACCAATACACAAACAATAACGGCTACAGTTATTAACCCATTAAATCCACTATGTTTTGCTGAAACGGCTATTAATTTTATTGTAAACCCTCAGCCTATCGCAAATACAGTTCAAGATGCTATTGTTTGCGACGATGTTTCAAATGATGGAGAACATGTATTTAATCTATCAGATTATAATATTGACGTATTAAACGGTCAATTAAATACCGTATTCAATATTTCATATCATGGGTCACAAATGGATGCAGATTTAAATGCGAGTCCCTTACCAAATGCTTATTTAAGTACAGTTACTTCAGAAACTATTTATGTTAGAATTGAAAATAATAACAATACCACTTGTTTTGATACCACTTCGTTTCAAATAGGTGTAAGCTATTCGCCAACAGCAATGCAACCGGAAAATATAAGCCTATGTGATGATTCGACGAATGATGGGTTTGAAATTTTTGATTTAAGCATTCAAAACACAACCATTTTAAACGGTCAATCAAGTACCGAAAATGTAATTACTTATCATTTGTCTCAAGTAGATGCAGAAGCTAATATAAACGCATTGAATCCGTCGTACACTAATATCTCGAATGCGCAAACCATATATGCAAGAGTAGAGAATATTAATAATTCAAACTGTTTCGCAACAACGTCTTTTGAATTAATTGTAAATGAACAGCCTGTTTTAAATATGTCTGACCAATGGACAATTTGTGCAAATGAATCTGTAGAAATAATAGCAGATGAAGGCTATGATAATTATTTCTGGGCAACAGGAGAAACAACGAGAATTATTACAGTCGAAAATCCAGGAACTTATACTGTTACCGCTTCAAACACTTATGGCGGTTTAATTTGTGAGACTAGCAAAACAGTAAGTGTTATTGAATCTAGTATTGCAATCATAGCAGATATTGAAACTATTGATTGGACACAAAATGATAATGCTATAATTGTGAATGTTGAAGGTGATGGAGATTATGAATATTCTATTGATGGATTTAATTATCAAGACAGTAATCAATTTACTAATCTAAGTATAGATGATTATACGGTTTATGTACGAGATAAAAATGGTTGTGGCATTTCTGAAGAAGAAGTGTATTTGTTATACTATCCTAGTTACTTTACTCCAAATGGTGATGGCGTACACGAGACCTGGCAAATTTTTAATTCAGATAAAGAACCAAATAATGTAACCTACATCTACGACAGATACGGAAAATTACTCACTCAAATAAATCCAGGGGGTAATGGCTGGGATGGGACATTTAATGGAAATCCATTACCAACCTCAGACTATTGGTTTGTAGTTAACAGACAAAATGGTAAGCAGTATCGCGGCCATTTTACTTTGAAACGGTAA